One Halobaculum sp. CBA1158 DNA segment encodes these proteins:
- a CDS encoding NAD-dependent epimerase/dehydratase family protein, with protein MTDTALVIGGTRFIGRHVVDDLLDHGYEVTIFNRGNHENPFADDESVTHVEGDRRDDTDLRAAKLSVDPDVVIDCVAYYPEDVRVATDLFADADGYVYISSGAAYGVEEIPKREEDTELCACTDEQATDDSHETYGPRKAEGDRAVFAAAEDGVNAMAVRPCIVYGPHDYTERLDYWIDRVLNHDRVVVPGDGQNLWHRAYVEDVASALRIVAEEGEPGEAYNVGDRRLVTMEEMVEVIADAADTDVEAVHAGERELAAADLEAEDFILYREYPHVLDTSKLAALGWESTPLAEAMERTVAEHSEADRDGSEHDPGREAEERVLGVLDTV; from the coding sequence ATGACGGACACCGCGCTCGTCATCGGCGGCACCCGATTCATCGGGCGACACGTCGTCGACGACCTGCTCGATCACGGCTACGAGGTGACGATCTTCAATCGGGGAAACCACGAGAACCCCTTCGCCGACGACGAATCGGTGACCCACGTCGAGGGCGACCGACGCGACGACACGGATCTGCGGGCGGCGAAGCTCTCCGTCGACCCCGACGTCGTCATCGACTGCGTCGCCTACTACCCGGAGGACGTGCGCGTCGCGACCGACCTGTTCGCCGACGCGGACGGCTACGTGTACATCTCCTCGGGGGCCGCCTACGGCGTCGAGGAGATCCCCAAGCGAGAGGAGGACACGGAGCTGTGCGCCTGTACCGACGAGCAGGCGACCGACGACTCCCACGAGACGTACGGCCCGCGCAAGGCCGAGGGCGACCGCGCGGTGTTCGCGGCCGCCGAGGACGGCGTGAACGCGATGGCGGTCCGGCCGTGCATCGTCTACGGCCCGCACGACTACACCGAGCGGCTGGACTACTGGATCGACCGCGTGCTGAATCACGACCGGGTCGTCGTCCCCGGCGACGGACAGAACCTCTGGCACCGCGCGTACGTCGAGGACGTGGCAAGCGCCCTCCGGATCGTCGCCGAGGAGGGCGAGCCCGGCGAGGCGTACAACGTCGGGGACCGCCGGCTGGTCACGATGGAGGAGATGGTCGAGGTGATCGCCGACGCCGCCGACACCGACGTGGAAGCGGTCCACGCCGGCGAGCGCGAGCTGGCGGCCGCCGACCTCGAAGCCGAGGACTTCATCCTCTACCGCGAGTACCCGCACGTGCTCGACACGAGCAAGCTCGCGGCGCTGGGCTGGGAGTCGACGCCGCTCGCGGAGGCGATGGAGCGCACCGTCGCCGAGCACAGCGAGGCCGACCGCGACGGGAGCGAGCACGACCCCGGCCGCGAGGCCGAAGAGCGCGTCCTTGGCGTGCTCGATACGGTCTGA
- a CDS encoding HD domain-containing protein, whose product MGVEIKGSRVTAEEFADMEHFVREYLAASVESEDDGGRMRWYPWHSAEYRFNHILNVVDIAEEIAAKEGADTDVVRVAALFHDVSKLEADQDVHAEEGARVARQYLETRGDYPESFISAVCSSVEDHSYQGPLSDLALETRCLIEADLLDKVGANGTALMVLRMGYEARTHMDAAEMVQRVLERGREHASRVESDTAESIAHERLKRVRWFREWLEEEVARMDRDRDDVGDSDRDDD is encoded by the coding sequence GTGGGCGTCGAAATAAAGGGCTCGCGGGTCACCGCCGAGGAGTTCGCGGACATGGAGCACTTCGTCCGCGAGTACCTCGCCGCCTCCGTCGAGAGCGAGGACGACGGCGGCCGGATGCGCTGGTACCCGTGGCACTCCGCGGAGTACCGCTTCAACCACATCCTGAACGTCGTCGACATCGCCGAGGAGATCGCGGCCAAAGAGGGTGCAGACACCGACGTGGTGCGCGTGGCCGCGCTGTTTCACGACGTGTCGAAGCTCGAGGCCGACCAAGACGTCCACGCCGAGGAGGGCGCGCGCGTCGCCCGACAGTACCTCGAGACCCGCGGCGACTACCCCGAGTCGTTCATCTCGGCGGTGTGCTCCTCGGTCGAGGACCACTCCTACCAGGGGCCGCTCTCGGACCTCGCGCTGGAGACCCGGTGTCTGATCGAGGCGGACCTCCTCGACAAGGTCGGCGCGAACGGCACCGCCCTCATGGTCCTCCGCATGGGCTACGAGGCGCGCACGCACATGGACGCCGCCGAGATGGTCCAGCGCGTGCTGGAGCGCGGCCGCGAGCACGCCTCGCGCGTCGAGAGCGACACCGCCGAGTCGATCGCCCACGAGCGACTCAAGCGCGTGCGCTGGTTCCGCGAGTGGCTGGAGGAGGAGGTCGCGCGAATGGACCGCGACCGCGACGATGTCGGCGACAGCGACCGCGACGACGACTGA
- a CDS encoding NAD-dependent epimerase/dehydratase family protein, which yields MTRYDAALFIGGTRFIGRHTVEAFLEAGYEVTTLTRGEHDDPFVDREGVSNRTGDRTERAALVDARDAVDPDVVVDFVGLHPGEVREATTVFADARYVYVSSGSAYAGGDVPMREGETALHPCEPDQEEDDSAETYGPRKAECDRAVFAAAEDGVEAMAVRPMLVQGPHDYTERFGYWVNRVAEHERVLVPGDGGSLLHRVFVRDLADALLLVAEEGEPGEAYNAADRSAYSLDRSLELIAAALDTAVEPVHAGERELAAHDVEPESVPLYTPRPALVATEKLAALGWEPTPPAASVAETARAHVDGGVTGPESSLDRRTEEAVLEALDDG from the coding sequence GTGACCAGATACGACGCCGCCCTGTTCATCGGCGGGACCCGGTTCATCGGCCGCCACACCGTCGAGGCGTTTCTCGAGGCCGGCTACGAGGTGACGACGCTCACCCGCGGCGAACACGACGACCCGTTCGTCGACCGCGAGGGCGTCTCGAACCGGACCGGCGACCGGACCGAGCGCGCGGCGCTCGTGGACGCCCGCGACGCCGTCGACCCCGACGTGGTGGTCGACTTCGTCGGCCTCCACCCGGGAGAGGTGCGCGAGGCGACGACGGTGTTCGCCGACGCGCGCTACGTGTACGTCTCCTCGGGGTCGGCGTACGCGGGCGGCGACGTACCGATGCGCGAGGGCGAGACGGCGCTGCACCCCTGCGAGCCGGATCAGGAGGAGGACGACTCGGCCGAGACGTACGGGCCCCGCAAGGCCGAGTGCGACCGCGCGGTGTTCGCGGCCGCCGAGGACGGCGTCGAGGCGATGGCGGTCCGTCCGATGCTCGTGCAGGGCCCCCACGACTACACCGAGCGGTTCGGCTACTGGGTGAACCGCGTGGCCGAACACGAGCGCGTGCTCGTCCCCGGCGACGGCGGGTCGCTGCTCCACCGGGTGTTCGTGCGCGACCTCGCCGACGCGCTCCTGCTGGTCGCCGAGGAGGGCGAGCCGGGCGAGGCGTACAACGCCGCCGACCGCTCGGCCTACTCGCTGGATCGGTCGCTGGAGCTGATCGCCGCGGCGCTCGACACCGCCGTGGAGCCGGTGCACGCCGGCGAGCGCGAACTGGCCGCCCACGACGTGGAGCCGGAGTCGGTCCCGCTGTACACGCCCCGGCCGGCGCTGGTCGCGACCGAGAAGCTCGCCGCCCTCGGGTGGGAGCCGACGCCGCCTGCGGCGTCCGTCGCCGAGACGGCTCGCGCGCACGTCGACGGCGGCGTCACCGGCCCGGAGTCGTCGCTCGACCGCCGCACCGAGGAGGCCGTGCTCGAGGCGCTCGACGACGGCTGA
- a CDS encoding DUF420 domain-containing protein gives MATADASGPLETVKRYPRATVAVVSVVGYALVIGTFAGVVPDSVFPSLTQDEVNLLSHAIAAVNTVTTVLLVLGWRWIRRGEVRKHAAAMSASFGLIMVFLVLYLTRVGGGPGEKHIVIRETAFLGAFAGAVELAYLAMLAIHIVLSILTVPVVLYAIVLGWTHAPEELRTETPHRRVGRIAAGTWILSLTLGVVTYVMLNWVYAYEFVSVAR, from the coding sequence ATGGCAACAGCGGACGCGAGCGGCCCGCTCGAGACCGTGAAACGGTACCCGCGGGCGACGGTCGCGGTCGTGTCGGTCGTCGGCTACGCGCTCGTCATCGGGACGTTCGCGGGCGTCGTCCCCGACTCGGTCTTCCCGTCGCTCACGCAGGACGAGGTGAACCTCCTGAGCCACGCCATCGCCGCCGTCAACACCGTGACGACGGTGCTGCTCGTGCTCGGGTGGCGCTGGATCCGCCGCGGCGAGGTCCGCAAGCACGCCGCCGCGATGAGCGCGTCCTTCGGACTGATCATGGTGTTCCTGGTCCTGTATCTCACGAGGGTCGGCGGCGGCCCGGGCGAGAAACACATCGTCATCCGCGAGACGGCGTTCCTCGGGGCGTTCGCGGGCGCGGTCGAACTCGCGTACCTCGCGATGCTGGCGATCCACATCGTCCTCTCGATCCTGACCGTACCGGTGGTGCTGTACGCCATCGTGCTCGGGTGGACCCACGCGCCCGAGGAACTGCGGACGGAGACGCCTCACCGCCGGGTGGGCCGGATCGCCGCGGGCACGTGGATCCTCTCGCTCACACTCGGCGTCGTCACCTACGTCATGCTCAACTGGGTGTACGCCTACGAGTTCGTCAGCGTCGCGCGGTAG
- a CDS encoding TMEM165/GDT1 family protein produces the protein MSYWEIVVVAAVSQLAVLPGEKVQFIIAGLSTRYRPSVVVAAASAAFAGWTALEIAFGAALQSVLSGTILDAFTAVMFLAFAVLLLRSAPAADAGAHAAEPDGGQPLSGVDGTVSLFGTEISGRVGSFLSIFAMMAAGEFGDKTQLVTIGLATQYGATSAIWVGEMAAIVPVSLANAYVFHRFSHRFDVRKAHLAGATLFALFGIDTVLALTTGISVWETVVSAVSGAVLSLA, from the coding sequence GTGAGCTACTGGGAGATCGTCGTCGTCGCCGCGGTCTCACAGCTCGCGGTCCTGCCCGGCGAGAAGGTGCAGTTCATCATCGCGGGGCTGTCGACGCGCTATCGCCCGTCGGTCGTCGTCGCCGCCGCGAGCGCGGCGTTCGCCGGCTGGACCGCCCTGGAGATCGCCTTCGGCGCGGCCTTACAGTCGGTGCTGTCGGGGACGATCCTCGACGCGTTCACGGCCGTCATGTTCCTCGCGTTTGCGGTTCTGCTGCTGCGGTCGGCTCCGGCCGCCGACGCGGGAGCACACGCCGCGGAGCCGGACGGCGGACAGCCCCTCTCGGGCGTCGACGGCACGGTCAGCCTGTTCGGTACCGAGATCTCGGGGCGCGTCGGGAGCTTCCTCTCAATCTTCGCGATGATGGCCGCCGGCGAGTTCGGCGACAAGACGCAGCTCGTCACGATCGGACTCGCGACGCAGTACGGCGCGACCTCCGCCATCTGGGTCGGCGAGATGGCCGCGATCGTTCCCGTGAGCCTCGCGAACGCCTACGTGTTCCACCGGTTCAGCCACCGCTTCGACGTGCGGAAGGCACACCTGGCGGGCGCGACGCTGTTCGCGTTATTCGGGATCGACACCGTGCTCGCGCTGACGACGGGTATCTCCGTCTGGGAGACCGTCGTCAGCGCCGTCTCGGGAGCGGTGCTGTCGCTGGCGTGA
- a CDS encoding NAD(P)-dependent glycerol-1-phosphate dehydrogenase, which produces MFAKSTWIKLPRNVLVGHGVLDDVGTAVSELSLSGRPLLVTSPTPDDLAGDRLRAQFEDAATVTVDSASFDAVGEVVEAAEAADATYLVALGGGKPIDLAKMAADEVGVGFVSVPTAASHDGIVSGRSSIPEGDTRHSVAADPPLAVIADTEIMANAPWELTTAGCADIISNYTAVKDWRLARRLKNVEYSEYAGALSEMTAEMLVDNAGSIKQGLEESAWIVSKALVSSGVAMSIAGSSRPASGAEHLFSHQLDRIADSPGLHGHQVGVGSIMTEYLHTGENGQWRAIRDALEAIGAPTTADELGIDDGTVIEALTTAHTIRDRYTILGDGVSEQAAIEVATFTGVV; this is translated from the coding sequence ATGTTCGCCAAGTCGACGTGGATCAAGCTCCCGCGGAACGTCCTCGTCGGGCACGGGGTGCTCGACGACGTGGGGACGGCCGTCTCGGAGCTGTCGCTGTCGGGTCGACCGCTGCTCGTCACCTCGCCGACCCCCGACGATCTGGCCGGCGATCGGCTCCGCGCGCAGTTCGAGGACGCCGCGACGGTCACCGTCGACTCCGCCAGCTTCGACGCCGTCGGCGAGGTCGTTGAGGCCGCAGAGGCCGCCGACGCGACGTACCTCGTCGCTCTGGGCGGCGGGAAGCCGATCGACCTCGCGAAGATGGCCGCCGACGAGGTCGGCGTGGGATTCGTCTCGGTGCCGACGGCCGCCAGCCACGACGGCATCGTCTCCGGGCGCTCGTCCATTCCGGAGGGCGACACCCGCCACTCGGTGGCCGCCGACCCGCCCCTGGCTGTGATCGCCGACACCGAGATCATGGCGAACGCGCCGTGGGAGCTCACCACGGCGGGGTGCGCCGACATCATCTCGAACTACACCGCGGTCAAGGACTGGCGGCTCGCCCGCCGGCTGAAGAACGTCGAGTACAGCGAGTACGCCGGCGCGCTCTCGGAGATGACCGCCGAGATGCTCGTCGACAACGCCGGCTCGATCAAACAGGGACTCGAGGAGTCGGCGTGGATCGTCTCGAAGGCGCTTGTCTCCTCGGGCGTCGCCATGTCGATCGCCGGCTCCTCGCGCCCGGCGTCGGGCGCGGAGCACCTGTTCTCGCACCAACTCGACCGGATCGCCGACTCCCCGGGCCTCCACGGCCACCAGGTCGGCGTCGGCTCGATCATGACCGAGTACCTCCACACGGGCGAGAACGGTCAATGGCGCGCCATCCGCGACGCGCTGGAGGCGATCGGCGCGCCGACGACCGCCGACGAACTCGGCATCGACGACGGGACCGTGATCGAGGCGCTCACGACGGCTCACACGATCCGCGACCGCTACACGATCCTCGGCGACGGCGTCAGCGAGCAGGCGGCCATCGAGGTGGCGACGTTCACCGGCGTCGTCTGA
- a CDS encoding M48 family metalloprotease, which translates to MSLHARLDPVLPWALDWWELWALIALGLLGVRLMPRIVARTERPDPLPEEVARAVERVGVPADRVGVIRRDGGVLAYAAGLTASHGRVFVSTGLLRELDPAGVAAVVRHEHAHLARGHVPIRLGIPCAYAVAWAVDATLFGRAGLIVGGLLAVPLAYLSLRVARWTEYDADADAARHAGGDFRDALARLAAGGHLGGTTPAGGRIPRLLASLSMHPPLARRLRRLDDRRDGTPEAQTSPRPGDD; encoded by the coding sequence GTGTCCCTCCACGCGCGGCTCGATCCGGTGCTCCCCTGGGCGCTCGACTGGTGGGAGCTGTGGGCGCTCATCGCGCTCGGCCTGCTCGGCGTGCGGCTCATGCCCCGGATCGTCGCCCGTACCGAACGCCCCGACCCGCTTCCCGAGGAGGTCGCCCGCGCGGTCGAGCGCGTGGGCGTCCCGGCCGACCGCGTCGGGGTGATCCGGCGCGACGGCGGGGTGCTCGCGTACGCGGCCGGCCTCACCGCGAGTCACGGTCGGGTGTTCGTCTCGACCGGCCTCCTGCGGGAACTCGACCCGGCGGGCGTCGCGGCGGTCGTCCGCCACGAGCACGCCCACCTCGCCCGGGGCCACGTCCCGATACGGCTCGGTATCCCCTGTGCGTACGCCGTCGCCTGGGCGGTCGACGCGACGCTGTTCGGCCGGGCGGGCCTGATCGTCGGCGGACTGCTCGCGGTCCCGCTGGCGTACCTCTCGCTGCGGGTCGCTCGCTGGACCGAGTACGACGCCGACGCCGACGCCGCCCGCCACGCTGGCGGCGACTTTCGCGACGCGCTCGCCCGGCTCGCGGCCGGCGGCCACCTCGGAGGAACGACGCCCGCAGGCGGGCGAATCCCTCGCCTGTTGGCGTCGCTGTCGATGCACCCGCCGCTGGCGCGTCGCCTCCGACGGCTCGACGACCGCCGCGATGGCACGCCGGAGGCGCAGACGAGTCCGAGGCCCGGCGACGACTGA
- a CDS encoding M28 family metallopeptidase — translation MTDLSERTDWIGETFTSDAGWSLLEDLVDVGNRMAGSPGEREGLELVRDALADAGCRDARIEEFDLQGWERGDAGIDADGRSEPCIALPRSPAGEVAGDLVDLGHGLPSDFEEADIAGDVVMVSSDTPEDVDRFIHRTEKYYYAVEHGAAAFVFRNHVEGCLPPTGSVGTDDEPIGDIPAVGVSSEVGARLSRRDGGEPVTVTVDCETPRATSGNAMAELGPDTDEEVLVSSHVDAHDIAEGAMDNGAGTATIVEVANALAGVEADLDTRVRFVAYGAEEVGLIGSGVEAERADRDAVRAVVNVDSNVFGRTLSLSTHGFDDLTAAAERLADRFDHPVSTSEEQVPHSDHWPFVIHGVPGYMVAGETGDSGRGWGHTEADTLEKLEPRNLREQAILVTALVADLADADTEIAGRDPGKIAAALEAEDKATGMKVIGDWPYDDEGTVVR, via the coding sequence GTGACCGACCTCAGCGAGCGGACCGACTGGATCGGCGAGACGTTCACGAGCGACGCGGGCTGGAGCCTCCTGGAGGACCTGGTCGACGTGGGCAACCGCATGGCGGGGAGTCCCGGCGAGCGCGAGGGGCTGGAACTCGTCCGCGACGCGCTCGCGGACGCCGGCTGTCGCGACGCCCGTATCGAGGAGTTCGACCTCCAGGGGTGGGAGCGCGGCGATGCCGGCATCGACGCCGACGGCCGGAGCGAACCGTGCATCGCCCTCCCGCGCTCGCCCGCCGGGGAGGTCGCCGGCGACCTCGTCGACCTCGGTCACGGCCTCCCGTCGGACTTCGAGGAGGCCGACATCGCAGGGGACGTGGTGATGGTCTCCTCGGACACGCCGGAGGACGTCGACCGCTTCATCCACCGCACCGAGAAGTACTACTACGCCGTCGAGCACGGCGCGGCCGCGTTCGTCTTCCGCAACCACGTCGAGGGCTGTCTCCCGCCGACCGGATCGGTCGGCACCGACGACGAGCCCATCGGCGACATCCCCGCCGTCGGCGTGAGCAGCGAGGTCGGCGCGCGACTCTCGCGCCGCGACGGCGGCGAACCGGTGACCGTGACGGTCGACTGCGAGACGCCGCGCGCGACGAGCGGGAACGCGATGGCCGAGTTGGGGCCCGACACCGACGAGGAGGTCCTCGTCTCCTCGCACGTCGACGCCCACGACATCGCCGAGGGCGCGATGGACAACGGCGCTGGCACGGCGACGATCGTCGAGGTGGCGAACGCGCTCGCGGGCGTGGAGGCGGACCTGGACACTCGCGTCCGGTTCGTCGCCTACGGCGCGGAGGAGGTCGGTCTGATCGGCTCCGGCGTCGAGGCCGAGCGCGCCGACCGCGACGCGGTCAGGGCGGTCGTCAACGTCGACTCCAACGTCTTCGGCCGGACGCTGTCGCTGTCGACGCACGGCTTCGACGACCTGACGGCGGCCGCCGAGCGCCTCGCCGACCGCTTCGATCACCCGGTCTCGACGAGCGAGGAACAGGTGCCCCACAGCGACCATTGGCCGTTCGTGATCCACGGCGTCCCGGGGTACATGGTCGCCGGCGAGACCGGGGACAGCGGCCGCGGCTGGGGACACACCGAGGCCGACACGCTGGAGAAACTTGAGCCGCGAAACCTCCGGGAGCAGGCGATCCTCGTGACCGCCCTCGTCGCCGACCTCGCCGACGCTGACACCGAGATCGCCGGACGCGACCCGGGTAAAATCGCCGCCGCCCTGGAGGCCGAGGACAAGGCGACCGGGATGAAGGTGATCGGCGACTGGCCGTACGACGACGAGGGGACCGTCGTTCGGTAG
- a CDS encoding alanyl-tRNA editing protein yields MTEQLYLADSTVREFEATVERALDDRVVLDRTHFYPTGGGQPNDTGTLRVVDPGSDADAADDAADASSGRVSAGDEFSVGDVEKTDTIYHHLDGPAPPEGTVVRGELDWDRRYAHMRYHTAQHLLSAVLLDEFDARTVGNQLYADRARLDAEYPKFTETDLADVEARMNGLVEDGLPVRHYTMDREVAEAELDTERTRIDLLPDSITELRIVEIGGGDDGDGDGGTAGDGGPFDRTACAGTHVPATDEIGEVTVTGRTTQGGDRERVTFTCDG; encoded by the coding sequence GTGACCGAGCAACTGTACCTCGCCGACAGCACCGTCCGGGAGTTCGAGGCGACCGTCGAGCGCGCGCTCGACGACCGGGTCGTCCTCGACCGCACGCACTTCTATCCGACCGGCGGGGGCCAGCCGAACGACACGGGGACGCTTCGAGTCGTCGATCCGGGTAGCGACGCGGACGCGGCGGACGATGCGGCCGACGCGTCGAGCGGGCGGGTCTCCGCCGGGGACGAGTTCTCCGTCGGCGACGTGGAGAAGACGGACACGATCTACCACCACCTCGACGGGCCGGCACCGCCGGAAGGGACCGTCGTCCGGGGGGAACTCGACTGGGATCGACGATACGCACACATGCGGTATCACACCGCACAGCACCTCCTCTCGGCGGTGCTGTTGGACGAGTTCGACGCCCGGACCGTCGGCAACCAGCTGTACGCCGACCGCGCTCGCCTCGACGCCGAGTACCCGAAGTTCACCGAGACCGACCTCGCCGACGTGGAGGCGCGCATGAACGGCCTCGTCGAGGACGGGCTTCCGGTGCGCCACTACACGATGGACCGCGAGGTCGCGGAGGCGGAACTCGACACCGAACGGACCCGGATCGACCTGCTTCCCGACTCGATCACCGAGCTTCGAATCGTCGAGATCGGTGGTGGCGACGACGGTGACGGTGACGGCGGAACCGCGGGCGACGGCGGCCCGTTCGACCGAACCGCCTGCGCGGGCACCCACGTCCCCGCCACCGACGAGATCGGCGAGGTGACCGTCACCGGCCGGACGACGCAGGGAGGCGACCGAGAGCGGGTGACGTTCACCTGCGACGGCTGA
- a CDS encoding calcium/sodium antiporter, with the protein MISGGPAVQFVVVAIAVVGLWIGARLLVDAVVRLARRVGLSDLTVGLTVVAIGTSTPELSVTIDAALKGLGDIAVGNVLGSNVYNLAFILGVVSLLRVIPIAESLVCRDGLALLASTALGGAVLLDLAVSRTEGAALLAAFVVYTAYLLHTGTTPGDGSGEDASGGDDSARVTRDVTERVAFRGRDVALLVVGLAVVLVSGDALVAAASALARGAGVSDWVIGGTIVAAGTSTPEFAVSLVALRRGSLGVSVGNVIGSNVFNLVGVVGIAALVRPLTVSPAALETLAWLAVVSLVMVAALWTGRVLSRSEGALFVGSEVARWTLGLLGRFG; encoded by the coding sequence ATGATCTCCGGCGGCCCCGCGGTCCAGTTCGTCGTCGTCGCGATCGCCGTGGTCGGACTGTGGATCGGCGCGCGCCTCCTCGTGGACGCCGTCGTTCGACTGGCGAGGCGCGTCGGGCTCTCCGATCTGACGGTCGGGCTCACCGTCGTCGCGATCGGTACGTCGACCCCCGAGCTGTCGGTCACGATCGACGCGGCGCTCAAGGGACTTGGTGACATCGCCGTCGGCAACGTCCTCGGGTCGAACGTCTACAACCTCGCGTTCATCCTCGGCGTCGTCTCGCTGCTCAGGGTTATCCCGATCGCCGAATCGCTCGTCTGTCGCGACGGCCTGGCGCTGCTGGCGAGCACGGCGCTCGGCGGGGCGGTCCTGCTCGACCTCGCCGTCTCCCGAACGGAGGGTGCCGCGCTGCTCGCGGCGTTCGTCGTCTACACCGCCTATCTCCTTCACACGGGGACGACCCCGGGGGACGGGTCCGGGGAGGACGCGTCCGGAGGCGACGACTCCGCCCGGGTCACGCGTGATGTGACCGAGCGCGTCGCGTTCCGCGGTCGCGACGTCGCCCTCCTGGTCGTCGGGCTCGCGGTCGTACTCGTCAGCGGGGACGCCCTCGTCGCCGCGGCGTCGGCGCTTGCGCGGGGGGCGGGCGTCTCCGACTGGGTCATCGGGGGAACGATCGTGGCGGCGGGCACCTCGACTCCGGAGTTCGCCGTCTCGCTGGTGGCGCTTCGCCGCGGAAGCCTCGGGGTCTCCGTCGGCAACGTGATCGGGAGCAACGTGTTCAACCTGGTCGGGGTCGTGGGGATCGCGGCGCTCGTCCGACCGTTGACCGTGAGCCCCGCCGCCCTGGAGACGCTCGCGTGGCTCGCCGTCGTCTCCCTCGTCATGGTCGCGGCGCTGTGGACCGGACGAGTCCTGTCGCGGTCTGAGGGGGCGCTGTTCGTCGGCTCCGAGGTGGCCCGCTGGACGCTCGGGTTGCTCGGACGGTTCGGCTGA
- a CDS encoding LysE family transporter yields MTVAASLVAGVAFGLALAAPPGPMNAVIAEESVLRGWTAGVRAGLGAATADAIFLVLAVVGAVGVVNRVPLLRGVMVGIGGLLMLYYAYGAATAVRESFLGVDTGLAEEDSAGFRKALTLALANPYQVLFWLTVGVGLLEPGRIDVFAAAEVPALAGRLVVETGSPALIVGFFAGIGLWITGFPGALVAARSRVESLAPVVAVGSALLLAGFGVAFLLDAARTLGPVV; encoded by the coding sequence GTGACAGTCGCCGCCTCGCTGGTCGCGGGCGTCGCGTTCGGGCTCGCGCTGGCGGCCCCGCCCGGTCCGATGAACGCCGTCATCGCCGAGGAGAGCGTGCTCCGTGGATGGACCGCGGGCGTCCGCGCCGGCCTCGGCGCGGCGACCGCCGACGCGATCTTCCTCGTGCTCGCGGTCGTCGGCGCGGTCGGCGTGGTGAACCGCGTGCCGCTGCTCAGGGGCGTCATGGTGGGCATCGGCGGCCTCCTCATGTTGTACTACGCCTACGGAGCCGCCACCGCCGTCCGGGAGTCGTTCCTCGGCGTCGACACCGGACTCGCGGAGGAGGACTCCGCCGGCTTCCGGAAGGCGCTGACGCTGGCGCTGGCGAACCCCTACCAGGTGCTGTTCTGGCTCACCGTCGGCGTCGGCCTGCTCGAACCCGGCCGAATCGACGTGTTCGCCGCCGCGGAGGTGCCGGCGCTGGCCGGCCGCCTCGTCGTCGAGACCGGGAGTCCGGCGCTGATCGTCGGCTTCTTCGCCGGGATCGGCCTGTGGATCACCGGCTTCCCGGGCGCGCTCGTCGCCGCGCGATCGCGCGTCGAGTCGCTCGCGCCGGTCGTCGCCGTCGGCTCGGCGCTGCTGCTGGCGGGCTTCGGCGTCGCGTTCCTCCTCGATGCGGCCCGGACACTCGGTCCCGTGGTGTGA
- a CDS encoding NUDIX domain-containing protein, with protein MDPDSVAGDISAASREAVADALARLCDEWGEFPVERKRWDLTAVEWDDDRERFAAGTVGGAGAWVRRDDGRALVVRHEGETAWSEPGGKQEPDESLATAAVRETREETGITVALDGVVTAHRIAEHAPDRPPLYRLIAVFSAHPVADPTSLDPREGEIAEARWIADHPDDLLYPEVAEFPL; from the coding sequence ATGGATCCCGACTCCGTCGCCGGCGACATCTCCGCCGCCTCCCGCGAGGCCGTCGCCGACGCGCTCGCCCGCCTCTGCGACGAGTGGGGCGAATTCCCGGTCGAGCGCAAGCGCTGGGACCTGACGGCTGTCGAGTGGGACGACGACCGCGAGCGATTCGCCGCCGGCACCGTCGGCGGGGCGGGCGCGTGGGTCCGTCGAGACGACGGCCGCGCGCTCGTTGTCCGTCACGAGGGGGAGACGGCGTGGTCGGAACCGGGTGGGAAACAGGAGCCGGACGAGTCGCTCGCGACGGCGGCCGTCCGCGAGACGCGCGAGGAGACGGGCATCACCGTCGCGCTCGACGGCGTCGTGACCGCCCACCGGATCGCTGAGCACGCCCCCGACCGGCCGCCGCTGTACCGGCTTATCGCGGTGTTCTCGGCGCATCCCGTCGCCGACCCGACCAGCCTTGACCCGCGCGAAGGGGAGATCGCCGAGGCCCGCTGGATCGCCGACCACCCCGACGACTTGCTGTATCCCGAGGTCGCCGAGTTCCCCTTGTAG